One region of Cellvibrio zantedeschiae genomic DNA includes:
- a CDS encoding choice-of-anchor A family protein: MPVKYIKRIAALSLVAASVGASATPLNDYNLILSGDLNVSGGSGHIEGKAFIGGNVLKGSVFAQHVNKSSTADTVKVVGNFTSNNAMHVEAGYVAYQGTFSGPTNICNGNGMGQSGCLKKVNDNSLTTEKNALLAELTSETNYFKSLATSANFAITGDSQNKTFKYTGAATDLAVFNIAAADLANLNWGVDFGSAVNVLINVSGTTFNAGNAHVNGFQNKANNVLWNFADATALNFGDSWYGSILALNATINTNSNLNGAIAAKSYIGNGEIHDYHWNYTPPKPPKPPVKVSEPSTLLLSLLGLGLILVGRARRK, translated from the coding sequence ATGCCTGTTAAATACATTAAAAGAATCGCTGCACTGAGCTTGGTAGCAGCGTCTGTAGGTGCAAGTGCAACTCCATTAAATGATTACAACCTTATTCTTAGCGGCGATTTGAATGTATCTGGCGGCAGCGGCCATATTGAAGGCAAAGCCTTTATTGGCGGCAATGTGCTTAAGGGTTCGGTATTTGCGCAACACGTAAACAAAAGCTCCACTGCTGATACTGTAAAAGTGGTTGGTAACTTCACCAGCAATAACGCCATGCACGTAGAAGCGGGTTATGTGGCTTACCAAGGCACTTTTTCGGGTCCAACCAACATTTGTAATGGCAATGGTATGGGCCAAAGCGGTTGCTTGAAGAAGGTGAACGATAATTCCCTGACCACCGAAAAAAATGCCCTTTTGGCCGAATTGACCAGCGAAACTAACTATTTCAAAAGCCTCGCGACTTCTGCGAACTTCGCTATCACTGGTGATAGCCAGAACAAAACCTTCAAATACACTGGCGCTGCAACCGATTTGGCGGTGTTCAACATTGCGGCGGCCGATCTTGCCAACCTGAACTGGGGTGTGGATTTTGGTTCGGCGGTAAATGTATTGATTAACGTAAGCGGTACCACTTTCAACGCGGGCAACGCCCACGTGAACGGTTTCCAAAACAAGGCTAACAATGTTTTGTGGAACTTTGCCGATGCTACCGCATTGAACTTTGGTGATTCCTGGTACGGCTCGATTTTGGCTCTCAACGCTACCATTAATACCAACTCCAATTTGAACGGTGCCATAGCTGCCAAGTCTTACATCGGCAATGGCGAGATTCACGATTATCACTGGAACTACACTCCGCCGAAGCCACCAAAGCCACCGGTTAAAGTATCTGAGCCATCAACCTTGTTATTGAGCTTGTTAGGTCTGGGTTTGATTCTGGTTGGCCGCGCACGTCGCAAGTAA
- a CDS encoding methyl-accepting chemotaxis protein, with protein MNIAARLMIGAVTLTATVVILAAGTTGWIAISDSADAVETAIEQQFEAVAVGRENALRAQFESYKDLLQSLAHNRMTQEAGYGLVRAFSSYHYEVTAPATEELRSQLSQWYQQEYAPAYQQQTHGLNAPVDDWLASLSVDARLIQTNYMARSKSVSAMAELEDAADGTIYGQQYKRYHSSFHDLVKRFGFNDLMLVDSQTLTVIYSVKKGPQLISSLKDGAFKNTQLAATAQSLALNPGSDLVISEFSRSPFQFEQQVIYLGVPVFYDLFSKDKPVSFLIAEIPASRFSDIMTGGFNWASLGLGKTGEAYLVASNGNLITELRPMHENSKEFITRLGKETPTVNEIERNQTAAGWMPITTAPVKQALAGTAGMGEHIDYLGRNMLTAWRPLHIGNQQFALITQQTPDEVFSTINTLELHVWRNLIIAALMLTAVAAVIAYFFSRHITQPITRLAQQIQRVGDHKDLSVEFTVEHKDEVGKISQALNGLFTELRMMLAEVTTASHNSVSSASENAATSEQCRIETERQRHEVTVVDSETTKMVIAFNHMTGQLDVVAVQVEQAAETAARGKGRVIAVAENMRLLSGQVTESCESMAALRAAADKITKVLDTIQSVAEQTNLLALNAAIEAARAGQHGRGFAVVADEVRRLSADTQVATGEIQELINNLRQTVDQTAEGLNREQESAAQCLAESEAAESALLSIQQAVVDIQKITSALTRQAQGESARAETMRFRLAEMVNAVNQTDESISRLALSAKQQNQIALRMMQTTKVLKFA; from the coding sequence ATGAATATTGCTGCACGATTAATGATTGGGGCCGTCACGCTCACCGCCACTGTGGTTATCCTCGCCGCCGGAACCACCGGTTGGATTGCTATTTCCGATAGCGCAGATGCGGTTGAAACCGCGATTGAGCAACAGTTTGAAGCCGTCGCCGTGGGGCGTGAAAATGCCTTGCGCGCACAGTTTGAAAGTTACAAAGATCTCCTGCAATCGCTTGCCCACAACCGTATGACGCAAGAAGCGGGCTATGGTTTAGTGCGCGCCTTTAGCAGTTACCACTATGAAGTCACTGCCCCCGCAACCGAAGAACTGCGCTCCCAGCTCAGCCAGTGGTATCAACAGGAATACGCTCCTGCCTATCAACAGCAAACCCACGGTTTAAACGCGCCGGTGGATGATTGGCTGGCCTCCCTATCGGTAGATGCTCGGCTAATTCAAACCAACTATATGGCGCGTAGCAAAAGCGTGAGCGCCATGGCCGAGCTGGAAGATGCAGCTGACGGCACCATTTACGGCCAGCAATACAAGCGCTATCACAGCAGCTTTCACGATTTGGTAAAACGTTTTGGCTTTAACGATTTGATGCTGGTAGATAGCCAAACCCTCACCGTCATCTACTCCGTTAAAAAAGGCCCACAGCTAATCAGTTCGCTTAAAGACGGTGCTTTTAAAAACACCCAACTAGCGGCCACGGCGCAAAGCCTCGCGCTAAACCCTGGAAGTGACCTGGTCATTTCGGAATTCAGCCGCAGCCCGTTTCAATTTGAGCAGCAAGTAATTTACCTGGGCGTGCCGGTATTTTACGACCTCTTCAGCAAAGACAAACCCGTGAGTTTTTTGATTGCCGAAATTCCGGCCAGCCGTTTTTCCGACATCATGACCGGCGGCTTTAATTGGGCGTCATTAGGTTTGGGTAAAACCGGCGAGGCCTATTTGGTTGCTAGCAACGGCAACTTAATTACTGAACTGCGCCCCATGCACGAAAACAGTAAGGAATTTATTACCCGGTTAGGCAAAGAAACGCCCACCGTTAATGAGATAGAACGCAACCAAACTGCCGCAGGTTGGATGCCTATTACCACTGCGCCGGTAAAACAGGCGCTGGCCGGAACGGCCGGGATGGGTGAGCACATCGATTATTTGGGTCGCAATATGCTTACAGCCTGGCGCCCCCTACACATTGGCAACCAGCAATTCGCACTCATCACCCAGCAGACGCCGGATGAAGTATTCAGCACCATTAACACACTCGAACTACATGTTTGGCGCAACCTGATTATTGCTGCGCTCATGCTGACTGCGGTTGCTGCGGTTATTGCCTATTTCTTCTCTCGCCATATCACCCAGCCGATCACACGGCTGGCGCAGCAAATCCAGCGCGTGGGCGACCATAAAGACTTAAGCGTTGAATTTACCGTGGAGCACAAAGACGAAGTTGGCAAGATTAGCCAGGCACTTAACGGGCTCTTCACAGAGTTGCGCATGATGTTGGCGGAAGTTACGACCGCATCGCATAACTCAGTTTCCAGCGCGAGCGAAAACGCCGCCACCAGCGAGCAATGCCGTATCGAAACTGAACGCCAACGCCATGAAGTTACCGTTGTGGATAGTGAAACCACCAAGATGGTAATAGCCTTCAATCACATGACCGGGCAATTGGATGTAGTCGCTGTACAGGTTGAGCAGGCCGCTGAAACCGCTGCAAGGGGTAAAGGCCGTGTGATTGCAGTAGCAGAAAATATGCGTTTGCTCTCGGGTCAGGTGACTGAGTCCTGCGAGAGCATGGCCGCGCTACGCGCCGCAGCCGATAAAATTACCAAAGTGTTGGATACCATCCAAAGCGTTGCCGAACAGACCAACCTGCTTGCACTCAACGCCGCTATTGAAGCTGCGCGTGCCGGGCAGCATGGGCGCGGCTTTGCAGTGGTAGCCGATGAAGTGCGCCGCCTGTCTGCAGATACCCAGGTAGCAACTGGTGAAATCCAGGAGTTGATCAATAACCTGCGACAAACTGTCGATCAAACAGCCGAAGGCCTCAACCGCGAACAGGAAAGCGCCGCACAATGCCTTGCAGAATCCGAAGCAGCAGAGTCAGCCCTGCTAAGCATTCAACAAGCCGTGGTAGATATCCAAAAAATCACCAGCGCCCTCACTCGCCAAGCGCAAGGTGAGTCTGCCCGGGCGGAAACCATGCGCTTCCGTCTGGCGGAAATGGTTAATGCAGTTAACCAAACGGACGAATCTATCTCACGCCTGGCGCTGAGCGCAAAGCAGCAAAACCAGATTGCCTTGCGCATGATGCAAACGACCAAAGTTCTTAAGTTCGCCTAG
- a CDS encoding glycoside hydrolase family 5 protein — protein MKSLQHYFSLLLLSCIASFATAADEHTDAWQNKQGWWNATDIPAFDSSKITKQLPLVKVQGNKFVDDKGNTVIFRGVNIADPDKLETQGHFNRKHFEAIKSWGANVVRVPVHPSAWQKRGKKGYLPLLDQSIQWANELGMYVIIDWHSIGNLKSEMYQTPSYYTTKPETFDFFRTVSARYKFVNSVAMYEIFNEPTVYGGQLGVLSWADWKAINEEAITIIQAHNPNAISLVAGFNWAYDLTPIATAPIEKENVAYVSHPYPMKVKAPFEKNWDRDWGYVADKYPVITTEIGYQLATDKGAHIPVIDDGSYGPRITNYMASKGISWTAWCFDPDWSPQLISDWNYTPTLSGKHFRDVMLKENKR, from the coding sequence ATGAAAAGCCTCCAACACTATTTTTCGCTTCTTCTCCTAAGCTGCATCGCCAGTTTCGCAACGGCTGCCGACGAACACACCGACGCCTGGCAAAACAAACAAGGCTGGTGGAACGCCACTGACATTCCCGCATTTGATAGCAGCAAAATTACCAAGCAGCTGCCACTGGTAAAAGTGCAAGGTAATAAATTTGTCGACGACAAAGGCAACACAGTTATCTTTCGCGGCGTGAATATTGCCGACCCGGATAAACTTGAAACCCAGGGTCATTTCAACCGCAAACATTTTGAAGCGATAAAAAGTTGGGGTGCGAACGTTGTGCGCGTTCCCGTGCATCCATCGGCCTGGCAAAAGCGCGGCAAGAAAGGCTATTTGCCGTTACTCGACCAAAGCATCCAATGGGCAAATGAATTAGGCATGTACGTGATTATCGACTGGCATTCCATCGGTAATTTGAAATCCGAGATGTACCAAACCCCAAGTTATTACACGACCAAACCAGAGACTTTTGATTTTTTCCGCACAGTTTCCGCGCGCTATAAATTTGTAAACTCAGTAGCTATGTATGAAATTTTTAACGAGCCAACAGTTTATGGCGGCCAGTTAGGTGTATTGAGCTGGGCAGATTGGAAAGCCATTAACGAAGAAGCCATCACCATTATTCAAGCGCATAACCCTAACGCAATTTCATTGGTTGCCGGTTTTAACTGGGCCTACGATTTAACACCTATTGCAACAGCGCCTATCGAAAAAGAAAATGTCGCTTACGTAAGCCACCCCTACCCCATGAAAGTCAAAGCGCCATTTGAAAAAAATTGGGATCGTGATTGGGGTTATGTTGCCGATAAATATCCTGTCATCACCACCGAAATTGGTTACCAGTTAGCAACCGATAAAGGCGCACATATTCCCGTGATCGACGATGGCAGTTACGGCCCACGCATTACCAACTACATGGCTAGCAAAGGCATCAGCTGGACTGCCTGGTGCTTTGACCCGGATTGGTCACCACAATTAATTTCCGACTGGAATTACACACCTACGCTATCGGGTAAACATTTCCGCGACGTGATGTTGAAGGAAAATAAGCGTTAA
- a CDS encoding alpha/beta hydrolase, protein MNKLIHKYRFGLLASVFLCLLSSCTSNNADSNKKPTTANQSATISAPVSLQGSALAFDISKTELVSGQEQRLFHDGTLKNYFYADRMFSDGRDYNGSSWSSEYKYSTKGDHAEIVQAMKFPDNNATVDITVKTQLTYTTPNSGTFQLDVNQTHSLAGSVHYRHEGTFHPIDTKLDMMSKGLAYSNLDLTFQDISANEKNMGIKPGSKITLSFSDSTNAKYTLDNKDFEIKNYQLIAVDTFNKRIQGLVHGDTPFEIQLHFDQFYFGKFEVNVGNGAFKASGMFMSSRWIPVADYKVQGKFTDGLKYKSKHTKIEYPYSVYLPPNYETSKKTYPVLYLTDGQWVKEFHKAVEAHHKDFIVVAIEQGPEDRRMVDYKLPGALPYIRFLKEEIIPHIEKKYRTNSNRLFWGASLGATVGEILLSQETGKKPYFSTYALSDGAFWANPPEIQQQLNVALTQPKSETISIFTSGTRQGNYIPNLDFVKRVQSLNNPTLDIKNIELKETHNEMATPTFEHFIDLMK, encoded by the coding sequence GTGAATAAATTAATTCATAAATACCGCTTTGGTTTGCTAGCCAGTGTTTTTTTATGTTTATTGTCGAGCTGCACCAGCAATAACGCCGATTCCAATAAAAAACCAACTACTGCTAATCAAAGTGCAACTATTAGCGCACCTGTCAGTTTACAAGGAAGCGCGCTTGCATTTGATATCAGCAAGACTGAACTTGTTAGCGGCCAAGAACAACGTCTTTTCCATGACGGCACTTTAAAAAATTATTTTTATGCCGACCGCATGTTTAGTGATGGGCGCGATTACAACGGCTCTTCATGGAGTTCGGAATATAAATATTCCACCAAAGGTGATCATGCCGAAATTGTCCAGGCCATGAAATTTCCAGACAACAACGCAACGGTGGATATAACAGTTAAAACCCAATTAACCTATACAACACCAAACTCAGGCACCTTCCAATTAGACGTAAACCAAACCCACAGTCTTGCCGGTAGTGTTCATTATCGACATGAAGGTACATTTCATCCTATCGACACCAAGCTGGATATGATGTCGAAAGGATTAGCTTACTCTAATCTGGATCTCACCTTTCAAGACATCAGCGCCAATGAAAAAAACATGGGCATAAAACCCGGGTCCAAAATTACCTTGAGCTTCAGTGATTCCACCAATGCAAAATACACGTTGGACAACAAAGACTTTGAAATAAAAAATTATCAATTGATTGCAGTGGATACGTTTAATAAGCGCATTCAAGGCCTGGTGCATGGTGATACACCGTTTGAAATTCAATTGCATTTTGACCAATTTTATTTTGGCAAGTTTGAAGTGAACGTTGGTAACGGCGCGTTTAAAGCGAGCGGCATGTTTATGAGTTCACGCTGGATACCGGTGGCCGACTATAAAGTTCAAGGCAAGTTTACGGACGGCTTAAAGTACAAATCAAAGCACACCAAAATCGAATACCCTTACTCAGTTTATTTGCCACCAAACTATGAAACCTCAAAGAAAACATATCCTGTGCTTTATTTAACCGATGGCCAATGGGTGAAAGAATTCCACAAAGCCGTAGAAGCGCATCATAAAGATTTTATTGTTGTTGCTATCGAGCAAGGCCCGGAAGATCGTCGCATGGTAGATTATAAGTTGCCCGGTGCCTTACCTTATATTCGCTTCCTGAAAGAGGAAATTATTCCGCACATTGAAAAGAAATATCGCACCAATTCAAATCGACTTTTTTGGGGTGCATCACTGGGCGCTACTGTCGGCGAAATTTTGTTGAGCCAGGAAACCGGTAAGAAACCTTATTTTAGTACCTATGCATTAAGCGATGGTGCTTTCTGGGCAAACCCACCGGAAATTCAGCAACAACTTAACGTTGCTTTAACGCAACCGAAATCAGAAACCATTTCGATTTTTACCTCCGGCACGCGCCAGGGAAATTACATTCCCAATTTAGATTTTGTTAAGCGCGTACAAAGCTTAAATAACCCGACGCTCGACATAAAAAATATCGAGCTAAAGGAAACCCACAACGAAATGGCAACACCAACGTTTGAGCATTTTATTGATCTTATGAAGTAA
- a CDS encoding PEP-CTERM sorting domain-containing protein (PEP-CTERM proteins occur, often in large numbers, in the proteomes of bacteria that also encode an exosortase, a predicted intramembrane cysteine proteinase. The presence of a PEP-CTERM domain at a protein's C-terminus predicts cleavage within the sorting domain, followed by covalent anchoring to some some component of the (usually Gram-negative) cell surface. Many PEP-CTERM proteins exhibit an unusual sequence composition that includes large numbers of potential glycosylation sites. Expression of one such protein has been shown restore the ability of a bacterium to form floc, a type of biofilm.), which produces MKRVFSKVAVAFFSIMALFSTASFALVITDDLSVAGTRTSPGQINWTLWAPSGPASLAFDLAGYRSLDGYNNNYTDIFHLWLNGTEIFTGSFNMGGGGWNTILFNPNGGTAVTTTYGATDDIHNSHQVTWAGGLTQIALPINLLLGANELVFSYTGWGQPPTDEWWGVNLVSVTTKTQVSESSSMFLLAIGLLGIFTLRRKSFYG; this is translated from the coding sequence ATGAAACGTGTCTTTAGTAAGGTCGCTGTTGCGTTTTTTTCCATAATGGCACTGTTTTCAACTGCCAGTTTTGCCTTGGTTATCACGGATGATCTCAGTGTTGCGGGCACCCGCACCAGCCCAGGGCAAATCAATTGGACTCTCTGGGCACCAAGCGGCCCCGCCAGCCTTGCCTTTGATCTTGCTGGTTACCGCAGCCTGGATGGTTACAACAACAATTACACCGATATTTTCCATTTATGGTTAAACGGGACTGAAATCTTTACGGGATCATTCAATATGGGTGGAGGCGGTTGGAACACCATATTGTTCAATCCAAATGGGGGAACCGCAGTTACGACGACTTACGGCGCAACTGACGATATCCACAACTCACATCAAGTAACCTGGGCGGGTGGCCTAACCCAAATTGCGCTTCCCATTAACTTGTTACTCGGTGCCAATGAACTGGTATTTTCTTATACCGGCTGGGGACAACCACCTACTGACGAATGGTGGGGCGTGAACCTGGTAAGCGTCACTACCAAGACGCAGGTATCGGAATCCAGCAGTATGTTTTTATTGGCGATTGGCTTGCTGGGTATATTCACCCTGCGCCGTAAAAGTTTTTACGGTTAA
- the tsaA gene encoding tRNA (N6-threonylcarbamoyladenosine(37)-N6)-methyltransferase TrmO, which yields MNFSFPAIGIIHSCFKEKFGIPRQPGLAPLATAQLELLPPYNDWDALNGLDGCSHIWIQFVFHANKREAWKPKVKPPRLGGNKSLGVFATRSPTRPAPIGLSVVKLESIEEVDGKLLLNLSGIDLLDGTPVLDIKPYVPYVDLVPEATNSFADAPPKLIPVEFSSEANAICSEHRQKTQINLETLIRQVLQQDPRPQYQQPEPERVYGMKLLDVDVQWQYPASESAPYIVVTSINKLPPAM from the coding sequence ATGAACTTCAGCTTCCCGGCCATCGGCATTATCCATTCATGCTTCAAAGAGAAGTTTGGCATTCCTCGCCAGCCGGGTTTAGCGCCTTTAGCGACCGCACAACTCGAGCTGCTGCCGCCCTATAACGATTGGGATGCACTGAACGGCTTGGACGGCTGTAGCCACATCTGGATTCAATTTGTCTTCCACGCCAACAAGCGCGAAGCGTGGAAACCCAAAGTGAAGCCGCCACGCTTGGGTGGAAACAAAAGCCTCGGCGTATTCGCCACCCGCTCGCCCACACGCCCAGCACCTATTGGGCTCTCGGTGGTGAAGCTGGAATCTATCGAAGAAGTAGACGGAAAGTTACTGCTCAATCTTAGCGGCATAGATTTGCTGGACGGCACCCCCGTACTCGATATCAAACCCTATGTTCCCTATGTCGATTTGGTTCCAGAAGCCACCAACAGCTTTGCCGATGCTCCGCCCAAGCTAATTCCTGTGGAATTTAGCAGCGAAGCCAACGCCATTTGCAGCGAACATCGTCAAAAAACTCAAATAAACCTTGAAACACTTATCCGCCAAGTTCTGCAACAAGACCCGCGCCCGCAATACCAGCAACCAGAGCCCGAGCGCGTCTATGGAATGAAGTTGTTAGATGTGGATGTGCAATGGCAGTATCCCGCCAGTGAAAGCGCTCCGTACATAGTGGTCACCAGCATCAACAAGCTCCCGCCCGCTATGTAA
- a CDS encoding methyl-accepting chemotaxis protein yields the protein MNGLFSSVQSRLTVLVGGGIGVLLLVASVAVFQLKSHLNEYHQLISHSVEFERGISELNLSYKTQIQEWKNVLLRGKDSEKLQKYWDQFSALQKEIQAKGESLGSKLPNDDSKKLLQDFLRAHAAAYPKYESGLNAFKAADFDPAAGDKAVTGIDREPSKMLSDCATFIHKIGTETNTKIESGSATVVFWSQLLVALFGIAIIALVLITLKNSFVTPLLAVIKHIELLAQGNFKTRLHLNQQGELGELNHNIDRMQDSLISVINAVKQSSNTLNNSSQKITDVARAISVDTDNSHKSTDQVAAAINEMTSTVQEVANNASGAANAAQEADEHARKGVEIMDSTIASIQQLSEEVDNVSTAMTQLETETGRIGGVLDVIKNVAEQTNLLALNAAIEAARAGEQGRGFAVVADEVRALAKRTQESTAEIQHIIQAVQQGASKAMNAMKVSQTKTQNTSEMAGQAGQAISSITEAVARIHMMNTQIATAAEEQSYAAEEINKNVVRVVNLVESAANNAQKSTHVATELNSVARELERQITHFNH from the coding sequence ATGAACGGTTTATTTTCCAGCGTGCAATCGCGTCTTACAGTTTTGGTAGGTGGCGGGATTGGCGTGCTTTTATTAGTGGCGAGTGTTGCGGTATTTCAGTTGAAATCCCACCTCAATGAATATCACCAATTAATCTCCCACAGTGTTGAGTTTGAGCGCGGCATTAGTGAGCTGAACTTGTCGTATAAAACGCAAATTCAGGAATGGAAAAACGTGTTGTTGCGCGGAAAAGATTCCGAAAAACTCCAAAAATACTGGGATCAATTTTCTGCGCTGCAAAAAGAAATTCAGGCTAAAGGTGAGAGCTTAGGCAGTAAATTGCCTAACGATGACAGCAAAAAATTATTGCAGGATTTTTTGCGTGCCCACGCGGCAGCTTATCCAAAATATGAATCAGGTTTAAACGCCTTTAAAGCGGCGGACTTTGATCCGGCTGCGGGTGATAAAGCTGTTACCGGCATAGACCGCGAGCCGAGCAAAATGCTGAGTGACTGCGCGACTTTTATCCATAAGATCGGCACAGAAACCAACACCAAAATTGAATCTGGCAGTGCGACTGTGGTGTTTTGGTCGCAGTTATTGGTAGCTCTTTTTGGCATAGCGATTATTGCACTGGTGTTAATTACCCTGAAAAACAGTTTTGTCACGCCCTTGTTGGCAGTAATCAAGCATATTGAATTGCTGGCTCAAGGCAATTTTAAAACACGCCTGCATTTAAACCAGCAGGGCGAATTGGGCGAGCTTAACCACAATATTGACCGTATGCAGGATTCGCTTATCAGTGTGATTAATGCCGTAAAGCAATCTTCAAATACCTTGAACAACTCATCGCAAAAAATTACTGATGTAGCACGGGCTATTTCTGTCGATACCGACAACAGCCATAAATCCACCGATCAGGTTGCAGCGGCGATTAATGAAATGACATCGACCGTGCAGGAGGTTGCGAATAATGCCTCAGGTGCGGCCAATGCTGCGCAGGAAGCCGATGAGCACGCGCGCAAAGGTGTTGAGATTATGGATAGCACCATAGCCTCCATTCAGCAGTTGAGCGAGGAAGTGGACAACGTAAGCACCGCTATGACCCAGTTGGAGACCGAGACTGGGCGTATTGGCGGGGTGCTAGATGTGATTAAAAACGTTGCCGAGCAAACTAACTTACTTGCGTTAAATGCGGCGATTGAAGCAGCGCGCGCTGGAGAACAGGGGCGTGGCTTTGCGGTAGTTGCAGACGAAGTGCGGGCACTTGCCAAGCGTACGCAGGAATCCACTGCCGAGATTCAACATATTATCCAAGCCGTACAGCAGGGAGCGAGCAAGGCAATGAACGCCATGAAAGTCAGCCAAACCAAAACCCAAAACACCAGCGAAATGGCGGGTCAGGCCGGTCAGGCAATTTCTTCAATCACCGAAGCTGTAGCGCGTATCCATATGATGAATACACAAATCGCCACAGCTGCCGAGGAACAAAGCTACGCGGCAGAAGAGATCAATAAAAACGTGGTACGGGTGGTGAACCTGGTGGAAAGCGCAGCGAACAACGCACAAAAATCCACTCATGTTGCCACCGAACTTAACAGCGTGGCGCGCGAGCTGGAGCGCCAGATTACTCATTTTAATCATTAA